TTCAAACTCTATTAAAGTGAGAATCAGTCTGGGATATCTGGAGCCGGTCTTCCGATCTCAGTGAAAGTACATTCAAATAAATACAGATTAATCGTCAAGACgatcttattttttttgctatttgtCTTAGTCTAAAGTCAGTTATGTGAAAGCCGGAATGCAAATTGATTTATATAAATCACATATACGCAGGGGCAAACCAcggaaaaatagaaaaaaaaaaaagaaagcaagaaatAGGAAAACCGGAAAACCATGCAAAAACAATACAGCTTGCTGACATGTTTAGGAATGTCTGGAAGGGAAAggaaaattgttattattttctcGTCTAGTGTTTACGGATAATATTAGGATTTGCAAGGGCAATGTTGAAATACCTCACAATCCACTCCGTCTGTTGGCCAGCGCCAAGCAAATGAGTTTAATTTACTTTTGAAGCTTTCATGTCACTTACTTTTGATTTTTGCTCGCTAAATTAAAGAGCTTATTATCGCCTTTTTCTGGCTGTAACGATGGTTGAAGTGTGAGAGCAACCCACTTCACACCTTGCTGTGGTCGTTTGTACGTTAAAGAGATTACATTTCCTTCACCAAGTTCCCATCTTAATTTTTGGCTTTCTAGCTTTTTTCATCGTCGTATTTAAAAGTGGTGATTGAAATCTAGGATTAAATTTTTGGGAAACTATCCGCCAAATTGTCCGCGCGTGAACTGAAGAAAATCAGTCAAATCCATAAAGCCTTCAAATCGTTATAAGATAAAAAtttcagaaagaaaataaCCAAATACGCCTTATAATCCTTGCTAAGTACCTAAGAAAATTATCAAATATTTCTTGGGCAAACAAATAACTGTAGAGTGGAATTTAAGAGATGTTATGACACAATTCCGGATGATCTCAGGGTAAACACTATCACGATCAATTTTCCTTCATTATACTCGTGTATATAGCATGTTAATGAATCAGATGAAAACCGTATCCACATGCACACTTGACACGATTCTCTTTTAGAGCTGTACAAATTCTGCAGTTAGTTCTCGAGCAATGGTGACTTTATCTCGCAAGTACTGCTTGTTATCGAATAAAGCCGGGGGAAAGAAGAAACgcatttatttgaaacaatgTCTGTTAACCGCACGTCTTCATAACATACATTCAATGTCACCGAGCCTGAATATCAATACTCTTATCCATGTGGTGTATATTTCAGGATTAAGCACTGTTTTGCCCCATCTGTTTTGCTGCTAACCACGTAAACCAATTTACGAAAAGTGTGGGAGCGTTGGTGTTGCGGAAGCCACCGCGAGGCACTTCTAAATGCAGCAATGGATTGCTTTTTCACCACTGACTAAACTTCATCCTAATTTGCTAGTTTCCGTTGCAAATGTGGTGGTCTGAGATTTGTCTTTGTGGGTGCGAAAACTTCTTTTCCCAAACTGATTGAGAGGATTTTCTTTTGCACGCACTAGTATAATCAACAAACGCGATCGATCGTGACGAATAGAATAGCGAAACTTAAAAAAGCGGACATCCACAATTTAAATTCAAGAGTATTTACCTGTTTTTCGCTGCTGCGGCACGATCTCTCTGTCGTCTGTTTTTGAACCAGTTGCCAACTTGTGTTGGAGTTAGGCCAGTGGCTTGTGCTAATTCTCGCTTCTTCGTTGGGTTCGGGTATGGATCCTGAAGATACCATTCTCTCAGCAAGCTCCTGGTTCTTTCCTTGAAGCAGTGTGTTTTTTGCTCACCGTCCCATATTGTCCTAGGAAGAGGAAACTTCTTTCGAACTCGATATTTATCGACAGGTCCTAAGGGTCTCCCTCGAAGTCTCTCTGCTTCTTGGTAGTGAGCTTCCAACCACATCGCCTGAAGTTTGGTGTGCGAATCTTTACCGAATCGATGTGTTTCCAATATGTGGTACAAGTCCCGGAAATTGCCCATGTGAAACGCAACGATAGCCCGCGCTCGAAGCACGATCTCGTGTTTGCTTAGCGCTTCTAACGTTCCGGGGGCAACTGGCAAGGACCACAAAAATCTGGCCAGGCGTTCAATGTCGCCACTCTCCTCCAGAGTTTCGCAGACTTGTGCAATCTGCTGTGGCGTGAAGCTTAGCGCTGGAAAAGGGGCGAACATGGCACCGGCTGTGTATAGCTCCTTCCTTGGTAGAAGTCTATTAGGACTAAACGCAGGGGTGTGGTGACGTTTCTGAAAAGTGTCAGGATTTATTAAGAAGGTTAGAAACATGGGCTATATTATCACTGAGAGTGAGTGTTACGTTTGTAAAGCATTAGCTACCTGATTGGCGTTCGAAGGCCTTAGAACACAGTTACCATAGCGACCTTGTCAATCAATGAAGTAAGGTGTTATTAACTCTGCTAAACAATGCTTGGGGCAGATGGGACGGAAAATATAGATATCGGATAACCGTTCTTTTGGTCGTTATTGAAGCTCAAagtgtaaaaaagaaaaacaaaaataatttcctcCAACGCACACTTAGCGATTTGCATTAAAACTGACTTGAAGTGGATGCTAAGAAAAGCGCACTCCATTGATCTTCCTTTGAGCGTTTGAATTTGCTTGTTATCAGTTTTACTGACAGATGTTAGACAGAAATCGCATATGATTGccaaaaaagaaggaaaaaaaagacagaaaaccTTTCGCTCGACAGTTTCAATTCTCTCGAACAGAAATTTAGCAGCAACATGAAGCCAAGCGTTCCAAAATACCCTCGCTCAAGGATGGCAAAAAGTATCAATATTGGTTGCAATCATGGTGCAACGTGTCTCGCCCTAGATTGAAATTTAAACGTTTCAAGCCATAAGGGACGTTATCGTTTATCTAGAGCATGCGAAGGATTACTGCCCGAATTCGTGCGAACACAAAGATGCCGTACGCCCCCACAATATGAATATGCCATAATACCTCTTCTTTCCGGTCAAGTCAATTTGCCTCAAATTGTGATCTTTATTCGCTGTCCACAAGATCCTTAGCTGTcatttttaatgcatttctATTCTTTTTCATAATTGAGTGTCTTGTAATTTCGTTCCTCAGCATTTCAAACAAAGTCGGTACAAGATTTTCGCAACACAATgctcaattgttttgaaaactttttttttcaccaaagaCGACTTCACAAACATGGATTTTTTCTATCAACAGAGACATAATATGCGTAAATCTGGCGTCTTGTTTGGCgctttaattattttacatgTCTAAGAAGCAACAGTTTAATATCCAGGCTTATCTCCGGTTCAGTCACATTTATACAGTTATCAGAATCTATGAAAGATATTCCGACTGACAAGACTCCTTATGTTTGAGTGAATAACCGTTATGTCAGCAATGTGCCGCACTATAAAAGTTTAAATTCGGCAACTATGCGATTAACATAAAATTAAACTGCCGGCTTTCGACGGAAAATCAGGGCTTCGTTTTAAGTCAATTTATCTATAACATGCTGAGCCAAAATGAATCATAAGAAAACACTGGCGGGTTCATCAACGGCAAGGGCACAGCTGCTGCCTTtttgaacattaaaaatgcATGATGTCAAACAACGAAGAGAAACAAGGAATTGAAGTCTAGATTACtgtttgaagaaaagaatATACTGTTAAGGCTTATGGCTAAAGGCGAGACCTGTCACGATCCCTTTAGGACACGGCGCTGAATATGTTATTCTTATCATTATTgtagtgtttattttttgagtTTAACTTTACGATATATTTggacaaggaaagaaaacaaaaaagtaaaagctCATTAGCGATCAAGCTTTCCTTGCGACAGTTAAGACTTTTGAACTTTGGTGGAACCTTCTTTGGGAATCAAAATCGTTGATTTCCATTGTTTATTGGTGCAAAAAGTCGTGCCTGTCGAGACACAGTATTATGGTTTGTCTTTGCTTGATATAGCTACCAAGTATACTAAGCTTATTGTTTGCAcgttgaaaaaagaaatattggcCCTTGTTGAGGTGTTTAGCGACCCGCCGTGCCATTTACTCCTTACTGATATGATAAAACAACCATTTTATGTCTAAGTAAACAAGCTTAGCCGACATATCTTTTGCCTAAAAAAGGAGGTCAGGCTCACGAATTGGTCATCGACCCTCACATTCAGAGGCAACAGTTTTCTCACTTCTTAGAGAAATGTATAGTTCGATGAACAACGGGAGCTGAAAGTATAAACACCTTATTATTCACGCTCGCTGATGCTCGCTGATTGCCAAATGTGTCATCTGCCAATGAAAAGCAATTAATTACGACAAGCGAAGCCGCGCGAGCGACATATTTGGATACGATCTTTTTTACCTTCTCGAGAGATCAATTCGGTTTGGTCGGCTTCTTGGTCTTTTAGGGGTCTGTATATTCGGAGTTGGAATTTGTGTTGTTAATGCTATCATAGCATACTACAATATAACCCGGCTGTGAAACACATATCCGTAGTTATTAATCTAAAGTGTTCCGATGCTATCTTGGACAGAGGCCGAACTTTGTACTACAGAGTCGTGTCTGTTCGATTAATTCAAGCTAAAGTTTTGACCATCGATTACAGTATTTTTCCTTTATGAAGAAAGAAGCTCAAATCAGTGATATAAATATGCCTAGATTTTTAGAGACAGAAATGCAATGTGAAAATGCGATGTAAAGAATCTCACTCGTTAgctcttatttttttaaataaataaaacatgtGAAATGAGTACTTAATGGCGGCCTATCTTCTTTCAATAGATGCTGAGAAGGTATCTTCTTCATATTTGCAATTTCAATCGATTACCTATCAGTTTTAGCAACAGTCGTGGAGTTAAGGATCATTGTATTTTGCATTGATTCAACAACTGAAACGAAACTCTTTGTTGTGGTCAAGGTTACAGAATTCTAAACAAGGTTGGAGGAACCTTAGAATTCGCTCGTGATGGTGTTTTATCTGAAGTTCGGTTACCAAGTATCCTTTGATACGAGCATAGCGGATAATATGAATCACCTTTGTTTcgtcttcttttttgttgtcattgatAGTCATATAATTGAACATGCATCTTGTCTGCTACGCTAGTACCATCGCTTAGCTGATTCTGCATTGACACGGTTCTATTACAACTTTCCTTGAAATGCGCTTGgtcgaaaaaagaaagttgattAGGAAAATATATTAACTTGCCAAAATAGTTTAATAGGCttgaatgatgaaaataaaaagaaagaaaaaaacaaaataccaacAACCATTGAACAAAGTGCCACTAAAAGagaaagttttcaaaactcaaGTCATTGAGTTGTCCATTTCATAAATCATTTATAGCCGAGACTTGTATTGTAGTTTGGTGTCTAAATGAgatatcaaaagaaaaagtcaaattgtttCTCAGTGTTTCTATATTGTAGAAAAAGGCGTTTTATATGGAAGTTTCTTATATCAATCATAAGAAATGATGGTCGAAATTGCTAAAGAAAACTAGTAACCAACGTAGTCGGAGATATCAACGCttcttaatttaatattttagtgAAAATTTTGACTTCAGCGAGCATAGTGTAAACTGTGAGCGCAAAGTTACTACTTAGAATagtaaattgcatttaagTGCGTGGAGGACTAACCAGTGAAAAAaggcaaatatatttttaggCCTATATTGGCGTAGTTTATATGAGAGAGGTCAAAACTAAAAACTGACGCAACTCTTGTCGCGGGCGAATTGCATACCAGCGAAGATACTGCACGAAACTAAGGTAACCGGACCACGATGGACAAGACCCCAGAACGGACTTTTCTATCACTCTCGATCATCTTGTAAACATTATGTAGATATAGATAGGTAGCAAATTGTTTAGACGTTAAAATTACTTTCCAAGTTGACGAATGCAGTGTGAATATCAAATGCATAACAACAACTTGAGTTGTCAGCTTTTGAAGAAGTTGAATTATATTGAGCAAGGTGAAGTTAGTCGGCAGATATGATCGGAAATTCGTAAGACAGCGGAATCCGTCATTTGTCTCGGAACGACAAGAGTTTCCGGTAAAAACCAAGAACAAAgctgccaaaaacaaaaaaaaaaaaaaaacacgttttTCGGAAtctcaaaaaattaaaaaaaaaaaatctcttgGACTAGTACCGATCCTTTGAGGGGCGGGGAAACTAAAAGAAAGGTGTTTGCTAGCTCTCAAAATGAATATCGATGATCAAACAGCTGACAATGAAAGAGAGAATATGTTATTGACCATTATACGAACATTATTAGTTCACATAGTTTAGAACGGTTTTCAAAGCAAAGGTCGAGTGTCTTCACCTAGCCTGTTGTAGTCTTAAACTTCCGACTTCGCTTAGCACCATCTACTggattgtttttcatttaatacATCAAGATGAAATTACTAGAAGCGTGAATGCCTTGTGTTTTATCTTTCACGGAAATTGGGCCCCTACATTATCCAATACTGTGCCCATCAGTAAGGGCTATTATCGTCAACCTAAGACTTGAAAGACCGAAGAGCTACCTCTTC
The DNA window shown above is from Acropora palmata chromosome 7, jaAcrPala1.3, whole genome shotgun sequence and carries:
- the LOC141886429 gene encoding homeobox protein SIX3-like; its protein translation is MFAPFPALSFTPQQIAQVCETLEESGDIERLARFLWSLPVAPGTLEALSKHEIVLRARAIVAFHMGNFRDLYHILETHRFGKDSHTKLQAMWLEAHYQEAERLRGRPLGPVDKYRVRKKFPLPRTIWDGEQKTHCFKERTRSLLREWYLQDPYPNPTKKRELAQATGLTPTQVGNWFKNRRQRDRAAAAKNRLNQQGQHLSQCKASYSPEGKAIDDDFRGLKNSPLSDSNEDLHKGE